Genomic segment of Candidatus Chlorohelix allophototropha:
AGTCACAAACTTATGTTTGCCTATGCCTCGCTACTGGCGTTGCTTTACTTTGTAGCGGCGCAGCCTTTAGCAGATTCAACTGCCAATTCGCGCAGTCTATGGGGTTTGGCTTATGCGCTTGGCACTGAGCAAACTTTTATTATTGATAGCTCTGCTGCCGGGTTGCATGGTTCGCCTTTGCTCAAACCGGGAGATTTTTCCAATTCCGCTTACTTTGAGGGACATTATTATTCAGGTAGCGCACCGGGAGCCGCTATTGTGGTGCAACCCTTCCTGCAAATCGGGCGGCTGTTTGGCAACCCTGAGGCTTGGGGAATAGCATTAACTGCTTTGCTGGGAGCCGCAACCGTTTTGTTAATATATGCGGGCGCGCTCAAGCTCGGTTCGTCACAGCAAAGCGCAAGGTTTGCGGGAGTAGCGTTAGGGTTGGGTTCATTATTGTGGCGGGCTTCGGGTCAATTCACCCCTTCAATTTTCTCTATTACTATATTAAGCGCGGCTTTATTACTGGTTCTCCCGCCGTTGCCTCGTACTCTGGCGCAACCTGTTAATAGTGGGCAGGAACGTTTAGATAAATTCGGTAGTTTGTTGCTTGGGGCGTTGCTGGGCTTAGCTGTTACGATAGATTACCAGAATGTGCTTTGGCTACCGCTTTTTGTCGTATATATGTTTTTTGCCAAGCGTACTAAATTGAGTGGCTGGTTGGGCTTAGCGGGCGGCTGGGTTGCAGGGTTGTTGCCGCTACTTTTGTATAATACCGCTATTTTTGGTAAACCTTGGGCTTTTAGCTATGGGTTTCTTTTAGACAATAAACAGGCTACCAGTTTCAGTGGGCAGTTTTTAAACGGCTATAATATTAGCCAGTTCTGGCAAGCTTTTTTTGGTTCGGGACGTGCTTCGTTGGGAATATTTATACTGCTTTTTGGTGTTTGGGGGCTGGTGGCATTGAGTGGGCAAAGGGGTAAGCGCGGCGCAACAGTTCTATTGGTAAGTTTGAGCATAGGAATAGTATTTACTGGCTTAATGCGCCGTCCTGTAGGGGAAGGCGAAGTAATGGCGGATTTTATTGCGCCGCTTGTTGTGCCGCTTGCCTATGGAAGCGCAATCTGGTTTGAGCGATTAATGTTTCTCACCCGCCTTGAATATCGGGGTCTGCCTACCTTTTCAACTTTAGGAATTGCTTTATTTTATCTAATTTCCCCACCCGGTCCCAACCTATCTAATATACAGAACGTATTACCGATAGTACCGCTTATCTTGCTGGTCGCGCTGGTTAACTGGCTTTTTTTAAATAAAAAGAAACCTGCCTTTTTACAATTTCGATTTGATTTCAACTTCAAAGCCATTCTTGCCGGAGGTTTGATATTAATTGCGTTTTTTCCGATCTTTGTATTTCCAGCCGGGAAGGCTGTTTTTGCAGAAGGTCAGGGTAATAACCTACTTTATAATCCTGAATTAAAAATAGAAGCTAGTAAGGTGGTAGGTTGGTATGGGCTGATTTCAAACCAAGTGAAGGGTGCCGCACAATTTCAACCCTATCTGGTGCCGGTATTGGGAGGCAAGGTTTACGGACTGGAATTCCAAGCGAAAGGTGCAGGAAGGTTAAGGGTTAGCTGGATATGGAGCGATGAAGGGCACGAAGTCCTAAACAGTTTTGCGCATGACTTTGTTATTAATGATAAACCAACCTACCAAGATTTTCGGACTGCCCCACCTGCTGCAACTTACTTGCAATTAGTGTTTGACCAAACATCTGGCGAAATTGCATACAATCGCATTGCCGTTTTTGAGAATGGAGTGCGGGTCGAGCCGATGAAGAATTATGCTATTGCTGCCCTTTCCTTTAGTTTTGACTGGGAAAGCGCGATGGGCGGATTGGTGCATAGTCGGGGCGGTGGGACAAGTTCATTAGGTGAGTCTGGCGGGGATGCGCTGACCGATGAGAATAAAAAGGCAGTTTTGGACTACGCCGAAGAGCGTGGCATGGAGATGAGGCACGGTGCGGATAACCTACTGAGTATTTTTCAAAAATATGGGGTATCCGGCACTTTCTACGCTACAGGTTATAACTTGCTGGATGGCAATACCGATAAGCGGTCTTTCTCCAACAACCCGATTTATCGCTGGGCTAAGCCACCCTATTGGGAGAATGATTTCTGGGCGCGTAACCCTTGGTATGGCGCTGACCCTTATGGCACTTACCAGTCTGATCCCGCTTGGTATTTTGGGGATCAAACCACTCGGTTGCAGCAAGGCGGTCAAGAAATTGCCAGCCATACCTTTGGGCATTTGCTAGTACGCGCCGCTACTCCCGCCGACCTTGCAGTTGATTTGAAGGAGTGGCTCACGGCAGCGCATGATAAAAATCTACCGGCGCCGCGTTCCTTCGCTTTCCCTTGGAAGGGCAGCAACAGCCTAACTCCCGTATTTTATGATGTCCTATACGAGGCAGGCTTCAGATTTATCACTCGCACTTATAACCTCGATCAAGGTTACGAGCAAGACCCAAAAGACGGCTCTATCGCTTATCTAAACTCACAGCGGGATGCCAGCGGTAAGCCCTTGCGCACTGCTACCCCCCCGCCCGATAATTATTATTTTTATCTTGACCGGGTACATTATGCTTTGACCAATACAAAAACTGGCAAAACCGAGCGTACAACAGACTCGCGTTTTTTGGTATTGCATGATTATCAGTTATTATCTTCCACTGCCAGCGAGCAGGTTTCTAACAGTTTGATAGATGAGCTTTTGCGGCGACGCGGTGGTTATGGTAGCATTTGGACACACCCTGAAGCGGTGAGCAGTGAACAAGATAAAGCCGCATGGGAGCGTGTAGTGGCATATGCGGCGCAAATGCGTGATAAAGGCTTGTGGGTGGATGGCGTTGAGGCAATCATGCAATTCAGGGCTGATGCGCAACAAATAGGGGTTAAGAGCGAAGTTTCGGGCAAGCATATGAAGATAACTTTGAACAACCCGACTGCTCATTCACTAGAAGGAGTAACTCTGACATTGCCTGCACCCCTCAAAAATGCTCCCGGCGCGGTGAGTGTGCGAGGCGCTCAATTGGTTGCCCCTAAAATACCAGCAAATGGCTCTATCACTCTGGAGGTAGAACTCGCCTGATAAGCGCATTTTTAAAGAAATATAGAGCCGGATTGCTTTTTGGCTTGCTCCTACTTGTCGGTTCAACCGCATTGCTCACTCTAGCGTACTCACTTAAAAGTGAATTCAGGCTGGCAATTGGAGAGTTTGGGGATGCCCCCTACCTGAGTGGGTTTAACAGTGATGAACCCGGCGCGCCCCGTTATCGCTGGACGGGCGGTAGCCGTATTACTGAAGGACAAACTTCCGCGCTGGTTAATTTCCCCTTCCTTCCGGCGAGTGGCGTAGAGAATCGGGTGAAAATCCAAGCGGGCGCGGCTTCGGCTAAAGATTCCGGACAAAAGAATCCCCCTGTAGTAACCATATTGGTGAACGGCGTAGAAATCGGCAAGGCGCAAATGCCGGAAGGTACGGTAAGCGACTTTGAATTTAAAGTTCCCGCTAATGTTCTGCGAGACGATTATTTTTTGGTAGAGTTGCGTTCTCCGGTTTTTAGCGCGGGTGGGCGGCAATTAGGCGTTAAGTTACAGGAAGTAACCCTGCTAACTACTCCTACCCTACGCATTCCACCTTTTGAAGTATGGTTTTGGACGTTGGTTTTTGCGGCGAGTGGCGGGTTGTTTGCGCTTAAAGTTGTACAAGTGTGGCGCAAGCGCACCGCTATTTTTATCGCAGCCTCGATAGGTTTGTTGTTTTTAGCGCCCTTGCTGCTTTTGCCCTATATTGTGCCTCGCAATATCAATCTGTGGTACGGACCATCAAACTCTACGCCCTATCTGATGCAGGTGGCGGCATGGGTAATGGGAAGCGTGGGGGTACTGGCATGGTTCAGAGAAATCGGAAACTGGCTCTGGGAATTTCCCGCAAAACTGGAAGAAGGCAACCTTACCCGTAATATTTTGCTGGGCTTCAGTGTTTTGTATGTGGTTTACGCCCTGCTGGTCATCTGGCAAATGGACTTTGTGGGGCATGCGGATTATGCCGATAATGCGGTGGTGGCGCGAAATCTGATACGCGGAAACGGGCTATCCGCCGATTATGCTGCTCAATTTTACACGCGCTATGACCTGCCGCGCCCTGCCGATACCTGGCCTATCCTGCAACCGCTGATGATTGCGCCTTTCTTCTTGTTATTTGGTTCAACCGCTTTTGCTGCCAAACTGCCAAACCTGATAATTGTGCTGGTTTTGACATGGGCGCTCTATCGTTGGGGTACGCGCTACTTCAACCGCAAAACGGGGCTGGTAGCAGGTTTATTGAGCCTGTCCTCACCTGTTTTCTGGGAAACGGTGGCGTACCCGATTAATGACATCGGTTTTACTCTCTTTGCCTTTCTCGGTTTGCTGAACCTATATCGTGCCAGTCAGTATCGCCAGTTATCCGGGGCAACGATCTCAGATACTGTCGCCGCTCGCCGTTCTATTCCTCGCCAAATTTACCAATGGCTGGTTTATCCCGCTCGAAAATATTGGTTGTGGGCGGGTTTATGGTGTGGCTTGTTACTATGGAGTAAACCAAGCGGAGCGGTAGTGTTGGTAGCAGCGGGCTTGTGGTTGCTTTATCAGAAGTATTTTAACCGTGAAATCAGAATCGAGTGGAAAAGCCTGTTACTGTGGGGTGTGCTGGCGTTGCTAGTTTTCTCTCCCTATATGGCACGCAGTATGATTATGAGCGGTAGCCCGATTAACAGCACCGAACGTTATGATGCTTGGTTGCTAGAATACACTCCTTGGGAACATATCTACGACCTGTATTATCCCGATAATCGCCCATTACCGGAACCGCGCTTGTTGTTAAATTATGGCTTCGATACGGTCTTAAAGACCAAATACACCCAATTCCGGGATGCCGCCGAGGATTTTATTCAAGGGCGTTATATTGCTCCGGTAGTATGGATTTTTGCGGTAGTGGGTTTGTTTGGGCTATCGCGGAAGCGATACGGGTTGTTGGCATTGCTGGCAAGCGGTTTCGTAATATACCTAATGTTCATAAACCTGTAC
This window contains:
- a CDS encoding glycosyltransferase family 39 protein produces the protein MLFGLLLLVGSTALLTLAYSLKSEFRLAIGEFGDAPYLSGFNSDEPGAPRYRWTGGSRITEGQTSALVNFPFLPASGVENRVKIQAGAASAKDSGQKNPPVVTILVNGVEIGKAQMPEGTVSDFEFKVPANVLRDDYFLVELRSPVFSAGGRQLGVKLQEVTLLTTPTLRIPPFEVWFWTLVFAASGGLFALKVVQVWRKRTAIFIAASIGLLFLAPLLLLPYIVPRNINLWYGPSNSTPYLMQVAAWVMGSVGVLAWFREIGNWLWEFPAKLEEGNLTRNILLGFSVLYVVYALLVIWQMDFVGHADYADNAVVARNLIRGNGLSADYAAQFYTRYDLPRPADTWPILQPLMIAPFFLLFGSTAFAAKLPNLIIVLVLTWALYRWGTRYFNRKTGLVAGLLSLSSPVFWETVAYPINDIGFTLFAFLGLLNLYRASQYRQLSGATISDTVAARRSIPRQIYQWLVYPARKYWLWAGLWCGLLLWSKPSGAVVLVAAGLWLLYQKYFNREIRIEWKSLLLWGVLALLVFSPYMARSMIMSGSPINSTERYDAWLLEYTPWEHIYDLYYPDNRPLPEPRLLLNYGFDTVLKTKYTQFRDAAEDFIQGRYIAPVVWIFAVVGLFGLSRKRYGLLALLASGFVIYLMFINLYWHYEIRYFMVWLPWFYLLGAYGLGWLYDKLHQNENTAKVGKLGIWLLFGSLMIMVLPNIPQITDTGYTGKTGIVIASDWIKQNTPANAVIMTRSPWELSFHSDRRSVMIPNNIQTLTQLKPIIRDYKVRYLQLNYLDTGNPIWRERPAISKLLNREPVPGFNKVYEWGDFVVYEITDPNLLN